TGGAAGAGCCGTCAAACCAGGTCCCCTTGTCAAGACAGTCCTCAAGCCTTTCCACCGGGATAGAAACGCTCTTTATGGTGCCCAGGATATCCGTGAACTGCAATTGAACGAATTTTACTCCGTCGCTCTTGGCCTTGGACAGAATATCCTTTTTTGCCGAACTTAAAGACATTAGCTTCTCCTTTTCCTTATTTAATTAGATAATTCTAACAAATGGCGGTGGCTTTTACAATGGAATAAACCCATCACTGAGTTAGACCCGACACTAAAGTGTCGGCTCCATTGGGAAGCAAAACCGGAGCCGAACCTTTAGGTTCGGGTAATATGGTGTTTTAGCAAGGATACTTCAAATTAAGACAGCCCTGGCAGAGGGGGTTCTTGGGTATGGCGACCGCTTTCAGGAGGCCTTCGAGGCTCAGGTAGCCCAGAGAATCCGCGCCCAGGTATTTTCTGATCTCTTCGACCGAGTAGTTGGCCGCTATCAGCTGGTCCCTGCTCGCAGTATCTACCCCAAAGTTGCAGGTCCCGATTATGGGAGGGCTTGCCACCCTCATATGGACCTTTTTGGCCCCCGCTTTTTTAAGGAGCTTGACTATCTGCCTGCTGGTGGTCCCCCTCACTATGGAATCGTCCACCAGGATTATGTCTTTTCCTTTGATAACGGCCTTTATAGGATTGAGCTTTAACTTGACGCCGAGCTCCCTTATGTCCTGTGTCGGCTGTATAAAGGTCCTTCCAACATACCTGTTCTTGACCAGCACATCGCTGAAGGGGATCTTGGACTTTGAAGCATATCCTATCGCGGCCGGCGTTCCTGAATCCGGGACCGACACCACATAGTCGGCCTTTACGGGATGCTCCTTTGCCAGGATGCGGCCCATGTCTATCCTTGCGTGATAAAGGTTGCGCTTGTCCATGACGCTGTCGGGCCTGGCTATGTAGATGAATTCAAAGATGCACAGCGCCGGCCTTGCCTTTGAATACATGAAAGAGCGGATGCCTTTTTTGTCTATGACCGCGATCTCCCCCGGTTTTACCTGCCTGAT
The nucleotide sequence above comes from Candidatus Margulisiibacteriota bacterium. Encoded proteins:
- the purF gene encoding amidophosphoribosyltransferase yields the protein MNFNFPRKKLNDKCGIFGIFCLDKRDVAKHIYFGLYALQHRGQESAGIVTSNGDNFRSYIDMGLVNVVFAKEKAFEGLKGHIGLGHVRYSTSGTSDITNAQPIIINTPYGTVAIAHNGNLTNTEELRREIRSKGYAFKGNNDSEIIGALLVFEKEKDLTSALSSVLCKLEGAFSLGIMTKDRLYAVRDPNGIRPLSIGHFDNSYVISSETCGLDILGARSIRQVKPGEIAVIDKKGIRSFMYSKARPALCIFEFIYIARPDSVMDKRNLYHARIDMGRILAKEHPVKADYVVSVPDSGTPAAIGYASKSKIPFSDVLVKNRYVGRTFIQPTQDIRELGVKLKLNPIKAVIKGKDIILVDDSIVRGTTSRQIVKLLKKAGAKKVHMRVASPPIIGTCNFGVDTASRDQLIAANYSVEEIRKYLGADSLGYLSLEGLLKAVAIPKNPLCQGCLNLKYPC